CATCTGTGCGTGAAGACGGCGTCGCCGGCGATGCGGCCGTTGAGCACCGCCTGTGCGATGTAGTAGAGCTCCTGGCCGACGATGAACGGCTTGTTGAAGGGGATCTTGTAGCTCATACCTGGATTCATTCCTTTCCGAGCTGCGCCTGCGACAGCGACGGATCAACCTGGCTCTGGTTCGGCCGCGAAGCGCATCTCATGACGCATTTTATCAACTGACCGGGCTTATGCCCACCCCAGTCTCCCACAAAGATCGGCGCGGGTTCCCTTGGCTTGACGCCCCGTGAAGGGCGCTCGTAGAATCCCGCCCGGCGGCCGATTCACGCGGCCGACGGGATTCTTGTGCGCATGTTGCACCGCGAAGGGATGGCCCATGCCGAAACCACACATCTCCAGGGGCGGCTATGTCGTCGCCGCGCTCTTCCTGCTCTACCTGCTGTCGACCCTCGCCTGGGTCCGCAAGGGGCCCAAGGTGTGGGTAGACGAGCCGTGGATGTCGATCCCCAGTTACCAGCTGATCACCGAGGGCAAGCTCAATAATCCGGTGATCGTCGGGGACCTGGGCCGCGAGAAACACAACCTGGATCCGAGCATGACATATGCCCTCTCGCTGGCCGCGTCCTTCAAGGCCTTCGGCGTGGGCGTGTTCCAGGGCAGACTGGTCTCGGCCCTGGCGATGTTCGCGACGACCGTTCTCGCGTTCCTGTTGGCCAGGCGCCTCTTCGACGAGCGGGTCGCGTTGCTGGGCGTGCTGTTCCTGATGGTCAACAACATTGCCTTCGTCTCGGCCGCGACCATCCGCGCCGAGACGATGGTGGCCCTGGTGGCGATGCTCTCCTGCTACCTCTTCGTTCTGGGCGACGAGCGGGAGCGCCTCCGGTATTTCGCTCTCGCGGGTCTGGTGGCCGGCGTCGGCCTGCACGTACATCCCAACGCTTTCCTGGGTCTCGTGGCGATATGCACCCTGTTCCTATACCGGTTCGGTTTCAGGGGTCTGTTCCGGGCGCCCTTCTGGACCTTCGCCGGCTTTGTGCTGATGGGCGTGGCACCTTATGCCGCCTACGTCTTCATCGAGGACTACGACAACGACTTCCGGGATTTCCTCGCCCAGATCGGCGGCCGGGCCAAACCGCTGGCCGAGAGCAACTTCCTGGTGGACACCCTCAAGGCCGAGTTCAGGCGCTACACCCTGTACGTCTTCTTTCCCAAGCGGGCGTTTATCGCCCTGCTCGAAGGCGTCGCCCTGGTCTACGCGCTGGCCTCGAGGAGCCGCAGCCTG
Above is a window of bacterium DNA encoding:
- a CDS encoding glycosyltransferase family 39 protein; the encoded protein is MPKPHISRGGYVVAALFLLYLLSTLAWVRKGPKVWVDEPWMSIPSYQLITEGKLNNPVIVGDLGREKHNLDPSMTYALSLAASFKAFGVGVFQGRLVSALAMFATTVLAFLLARRLFDERVALLGVLFLMVNNIAFVSAATIRAETMVALVAMLSCYLFVLGDERERLRYFALAGLVAGVGLHVHPNAFLGLVAICTLFLYRFGFRGLFRAPFWTFAGFVLMGVAPYAAYVFIEDYDNDFRDFLAQIGGRAKPLAESNFLVDTLKAEFRRYTLYVFFPKRAFIALLEGVALVYALASRSRSLRLLGILVAVHLVLFPFLIVNRTARYFTVLMPFVSILVARLMMDLAGNPRSLVDLRRSITGGRRLGLVAVLLGLMYFGNQLGGNAWLVYKHRHNEYYSFIEKLDAHIPDGARIWGSITFWFGFKDNPYSSQYSYAKDIDTFRPEYVILYDDDTWGKTSSTTGRQRDISLMADTRHILETLAEERGTFVAMVKDPVYGEVEIQRIDWSDARSRRAGDD